In Apium graveolens cultivar Ventura chromosome 10, ASM990537v1, whole genome shotgun sequence, the following are encoded in one genomic region:
- the LOC141692105 gene encoding F-box protein CPR1-like, whose translation MLCARRSDGPRFLNVSTTEHLIAQIIDRLPVRDLLRCRCVSKPWCSLIDSPRFVKAHLKRSIECKAKPGIIIKSFISYSVDFDSLHNKTTTAVEIDEPLKTLLHATGDVGSCNGLHCLYNLQTDLFLWNPAMRKCRKLPDAPAEFLRPFEFDQSSLCGFGYDAVNDDYKLCGSKVTIYSLKANSWRRLPNISGNFQFRGAWGIFMGGALHWITVTAPGSPSILAFDLGDENYKEVPMPRLQNDIVKNMNIVIFAESLCMLEYFPLIRIDVWVMKDYGVRNSWCKLFSVEQPKITTCCMSIRPIFYSKNRKDVLLEVDSKKVMWYNLKKKKARAVKIANLPEIFDLEVYTESLVSPDYNFSCCGPQVPRQPQEKKKQQQQQRNKRDGFLSKGFKLVL comes from the exons ATGCTTTGTGCCCGGAGGAG TGATGGACCTCGTTTCCTCAATGTGAGTACCACAGAACATCTGATTGCTCAAATCATAGATCGCCTTCCAGTCAGGGATCTGTTGCGTTGCAGATGTGTATCTAAGCCATGGTGTTCACTTATTGATAGTCCACGTTTTGTCAAAGCACATCTCAAGAGATCAATTGAATGCAAAGCCAAACCTGGTATTATTATTAAGAGTTTCATTTCTTACTCGGTGGACTTTGATTCTCTGCATAATAAAACAACTACTGCAGTTGAAATTGATGAACCGTTAAAGACTCTTCTCCATGCTACTGGGGATGTTGGTTCATGCAACGGCTTACACTGCTTGTATAATCTACAGACAGACTTGTTTTTATGGAACCCGGCAATGAGAAAGTGCAGAAAGTTACCAGATGCACCAGCTGAATTTCTTCGTCCTTTTGAGTTTGACCAGTCTTCTCTATGTGGCTTTGGATATGACGCGGTTAATGATGATTACAAG TTGTGTGGCTCTAAGGTCACAATTTACAGCCTAAAAGCTAACTCATGGAGACGGCTTCCAAATATTTCTGGTAACTTCCAATTTAGGGGAGCATGGGGTATATTTATGGGAGGAGCTCTGCACTGGATTACAGTTACAGCTCCGGGCTCCCCGTCAATTCTTGCTTTTGATCTTGGAGATGAAAACTATAAGGAGGTTCCAATGCCTAGACTTCAGAATGATATTGTCAAGAACATGAATATAGTTATCTTTGCTGAATCCCTTTGCATGCTTGAATACTTTCCTCTTATTCGTATAGATGTGTGGGTGATGAAGGATTATGGGGTGAGAAATTCTTGGTGCAAGCTATTTTCTGTTGAACAACCAAAGATAACTACATGTTGTATGTCTATTAGGCCTATCTTTTATTCAAAGAATCGGAAGGATGTTCTTTTAGAAGTCGATAGCAAGAAGGTTATGTGGTATAACCTTAAAAAGAAAAAAGCCAGGGCTGTTAAGATTGCTAATCTCCCGGAAATTTTTGATTTGGAAGTCTACACTGAGAGTTTAGTTTCCCCGGACTATAATTTCAGTTGCTGTGGACCGCAGGTGCCAAGGCAACCACAGGAGAAGAAaaaacagcagcaacaacagagGAACAAGAG GGACGGATTCCTTTCAAAGGGATTCAAATTAGTATTATGA
- the LOC141692106 gene encoding uncharacterized protein LOC141692106, with amino-acid sequence MANLAKLEFVALDVSGNNYLSWVLDAELHLSANGLKDTIDPEKIPTVEQNAKSIIFLRHHIHEDLKSEYLTIKNPLTLWNNLKDRFDHQKLVHLPSARYDWINLRLQDFKSVAEYNSALFKISSKLILCGENITDTEMIEKTLSTFHLNTMILTQQYRERNFQKYGELISLLLVVEKNNELLLKNHQICPTGSAQLPEVHNTPFLKNERGKGHRGGRGYGRNRGRGNFRGQFHNQYHSGHLKWQRDGYNSGHQKWQREVPNKRKALQEGENRGICHRCGSEGH; translated from the coding sequence ATGGCGAATCTTGCAAAATTAGAGTTTGTTGCCTTGGATGTTTCCGGAAATAATTATTTGTCATGGGTCCTTGATGCGGAATTACACCTTAGTGCTAATGGCCTAAAAGATACTATTGACCCGGAAAAGATCCCAACTGTTGAACAAAATGCAAAATCGATTATCTTTCTTAGGCATCACATCCACGAAGATCTAAAATCTGAATACCTCACTATCAAAAATCCACTCACCCTTTGGAATAATCTCAAGGATAGATTTGATCATCAAAAACTTGTTCACTTGCCATCTGCCCGATATGACTGGATTAATTTGAGGTTACAAGATTTTAAATCTGTAGCTGAATATAATTCTGCTCTTTTCAAAATAagctcaaaattaattttatgtggTGAAAATATTACTGATACTGAAATGATTGAAAAGACCCTCTCAACCTTTCACCTCAACACTATGATCCTAACTCAACAATATAGGGAGCGTAATTTTCAGAAATATGGCGAGCTGATATCTCTCCTTCTTGTGGTTGAAAAGAATAATGAGTTGCTACTGAAAAATCATCAGATATGTCCCACAGGCTCTGCCCAGTTACCTGAAGTACATAATACGCCATTCCTGAAGAATGAACGTGGGAAAGGGCATAGAGGAGGACGGGGTTATGGACGAAACCGTGGACGTGGAAATTTTCGTGGTCAGTTTCACAATCAATATCATTCTGGCCACCTGAAGTGGCAACGTGATGGTTACAACTCTGGCCACCAGAAATGGCAACGTGAAGTGCCAAATAAAAGAAAGGCTCTCCAAGAAGGAGAGAACCGGGGCATCTGTCATAGGTGCGGATCTGAGGGGCACTGA
- the LOC141689486 gene encoding F-box protein CPR1-like isoform X1, protein MMSKLLSSRSDTTTSLSTFSRLHQSQTTNATVYFAEDLIFQILDRLPVKTLLLCRCVCKPWCSLIDSPCFVKAHLKRSIECNTNTGVVIRGFLAYSVDFDSLDNTTAIAIDEPLRTHLRGTGLVGSCNGLLCLYQRKTEIYLWNPATRKCKELPTAPTDFIRPFDIDQSFLCGFGYDAVNDDYKVLRILPPDRLDLAGSKVVVYSLKNNSWRQLQNISYHFLLVRNWGIFLSGALHLITVKTLGSESCLSILAFDLSIENYREVPMPDVRHKKPSKFNLCMFAESLCVLMLYPYNSVDVWLMNNYGVGNSWCKVFSLEHPQLVCSSISVRPVAYSKCRSDVLVEVVDKKVMWYNLERKTIRTPNIANMPDVFHDVEVYTESLVPPDYIFRPQEKKSQEKQRKRNERDRFLSKGFKLVL, encoded by the exons ATGATGTCCAAGCTACTCTCTTCTCGTTCTGACACAACGACGTCGTTGTCTACTTTCAG CAGACTTCATCAATCTCAAACGACGAATGCGACTGTCTACTTTGCGGAAGATCTGATTTTTCAAATCTTAGATCGTCTTCCGGTTAAGACTCTGTTGCTTTGCAGATGTGTATGTAAACCATGGTGTTCTCTCATTGATAGTCCATGTTTTGTCAAAGCACATCTCAAGAGATCTATTGAATGCAACACAAATACTGGTGTTGTTATCAGAGGTTTTCTTGCTTACTCGGTGGATTTTGATTCTCTAGATAACACTACTGCTatagcaattgatgaaccactgaGAACTCATCTGCGAGGTACTGGACTTGTGGGTTCATGCAATGGCTTACTTTGCTTGTACCAACGCAAGACGGAGATTTACTTATGGAATCCGGCAACCAGAAAGTGCAAAGAGTTACCTACTGCCCCAACTGATTTTATACGTCCTTTCGATATAGACCAATCTTTTCTATGTGGCTTTGGGTATGATGCTGTTAATGATGATTACAAGGTTCTGAGAATTCTTCCTCCCGATCGTCTTGATTTGGCTGGCTCCAAGGTCGTAGTTTACAGCCTAAAAAATAATTCATGGAGACAGCTTCAAAATATTTCTTACCACTTCCTATTAGTTCGAAATTGGGGTATTTTTCTGAGTGGAGCTCTGCATTTGATTACAGTTAAGACTCTGGGTTCCGAAAGCTGCCTATCAATTCTTGCTTTTGATCTTTCCATTGAAAATTATAGGGAGGTTCCGATGCCTGATGTTCGACATAAGAAGCCTAGTAAATTTAATCTTTGTATGTTTGCAGAATCCCTTTGTGTGCTTATGCTCTACCCTTACAATAGTGTAGACGTATGGTTGATGAATAATTACGGGGTTGGAAACTCATGGTGTAAAGTATTTTCACTGGAGCACCCACAGTTAGTTTGTTCTTCTATATCTGTTAGGCCAGTTGCTTATTCAAAATGTCGCAGTGATGTTCTTGTAGAAGTGGTTGACAAGAAGGTGATGTGGTACAACCTTGAAAGGAAGACAATTAGGACTCCTAATATTGCTAATATGCCAGACGTTTTTCATGACGTGGAAGTCTACACTGAAAGTCTTGTTCCGCCTGACTACATTTTCAGGCCACAAGAGAAAAAGAGCCAGGAAAAACAACGGAAGAGGAATGAAAG GGACAGATTTCTTTCCAAGGGATTTAAGTTAGTGCTGTGA
- the LOC141692107 gene encoding F-box protein CPR1-like has product MNVTVHFAEDLIAQILDRLPVRDLLRFRCVSKPWCSLIDSPRFIRAHLKRSTECKTNTGVLIRSFHAYLADFDSLDGTTAVEIDEPLRTLLQGTGVVGSCNGLLCLYEKKTEIFFWNPATRNCKELPCAPTDFFGGLEGHSLSLKSNSWRRLQSISNHFKLISNCGVFVGGALHWITITTLGSESCLSVLAFDLAVENQREVPMPNVGNKNPDKRSLSIFAESLCVVIHDPFVSIDVWLMNEYGVGNSWCKLFSLEHPQLVRSQYVTPVAFSKSRRDVLVEVGDKKVIWYSLERKEIRTVKIANMPVVFDGLELFTESLVPPDYIFSCDGKQSREKQKQKQKKQQNRNERGLKIIGKFPSLKFCRGMSLRA; this is encoded by the exons ATGAATGTGACCGTCCACTTTGCGGAAGATCTGATTGCTCAAATCTTAGATCGCCTTCCAGTCAGGGATCTGTTGCGTTTCAGATGTGTATCTAAACCATGGTGTTCACTTATTGATAGTCCACGTTTTATCAGAGCACATCTCAAGAGATCCACTGAATGCAAAACAAATACTGGTGTTCTTATTCGAAGTTTTCATGCTTACTTGGCGGATTTTGATTCTCTAGATGGCACTACTGCTGTGGAAATTGATGAACCGCTGAGGACTCTTCTCCAAGGAACCGGAGTGGTGGGTTCATGCAATGGCTTACTCTGCTTGTATGAAAAGAAGACAGAAATTTTCTTTTGGAACCCGGCAACCAGAAATTGCAAAGAGTTACCTTGTGCACCAACTGATTTT TTTGGAGGGCTCGAAGGTCATAGTTTAAGCCTCAAATCTAACTCATGGAGACGTCTTCAAAGTATTTCTAATCACTTCAAACTCATTTCCAATTGCGGTGTGTTTGTGGGTGGAGCTCTGCATTGGATTACAATTACGACTCTGGGTTCCGAAAGCTGCCTATCGGTTCTTGCTTTTGATCTTGCTGTTGAAAATCAGAGGGAGGTCCCAATGCCTAATGTTGGAAATAAGAATCCTGATAAACGGAGTCTATCCATCTTTGCAGAATCCCTTTGTGTGGTTATACATGACCCGTTTGTTAGTATAGACGTTTGGTTGATGAATGAGTATGGGGTCGGAAATTCGTGGTGCAAGCTATTTTCACTGGAACACCCGCAATTAGTTAGATCCCAGTATGTTACGCCAGTTGCTTTTTCAAAGAGTCGCAGGGACGTTCTAGTAGAAGTGGGTGACAAGAAGGTGATATGGTATAGCCTTGAAAGGAAGGAAATTAGGACCGTTAAGATTGCTAATATGCCAGTTGTGTTTGATGGTTTGGAACTCTTCACTGAAAGTCTTGTTCCACCGGACTATATATTCAGTTGCGATGGGAAGCAGTCACGAGAGAAACAGAAACAGAAACAGAAGAAACAACAGAACAGGAATGAAAG GGGCTTGAAAATTATCGGGAAGTTCCCTAGCCTAAAGTTCTGCAGAGGAATGTCTTTGCGTGCTTGA
- the LOC141689486 gene encoding F-box protein CPR1-like isoform X2, whose protein sequence is MMSKLLSSRSDTTTSLSTFSRLHQSQTTNATVYFAEDLIFQILDRLPVKTLLLCRCVCKPWCSLIDSPCFVKAHLKRSIECNTNTGVVIRGFLAYSVDFDSLDNTTAIAIDEPLRTHLRGTGLVGSCNGLLCLYQRKTEIYLWNPATRKCKELPTAPTDFIRPFDIDQSFLCGFGYDAVNDDYKVLRILPPDRLDLAGSKVVVYSLKNNSWRQLQNISYHFLLVRNWGIFLSGALHLITVKTLGSESCLSILAFDLSIENYREVPMPDVRHKKPSKFNLCMFAESLCVLMLYPYNSVDVWLMNNYGVGNSWCKVFSLEHPQLVCSSISVRPVAYSKCRSDVLVEVVDKKVMWYNLERKTIRTPNIANMPDVFHDVEVYTESLVPPDYIFRPQEKKSQEKQRKRNERFLSKGFKLVL, encoded by the exons ATGATGTCCAAGCTACTCTCTTCTCGTTCTGACACAACGACGTCGTTGTCTACTTTCAG CAGACTTCATCAATCTCAAACGACGAATGCGACTGTCTACTTTGCGGAAGATCTGATTTTTCAAATCTTAGATCGTCTTCCGGTTAAGACTCTGTTGCTTTGCAGATGTGTATGTAAACCATGGTGTTCTCTCATTGATAGTCCATGTTTTGTCAAAGCACATCTCAAGAGATCTATTGAATGCAACACAAATACTGGTGTTGTTATCAGAGGTTTTCTTGCTTACTCGGTGGATTTTGATTCTCTAGATAACACTACTGCTatagcaattgatgaaccactgaGAACTCATCTGCGAGGTACTGGACTTGTGGGTTCATGCAATGGCTTACTTTGCTTGTACCAACGCAAGACGGAGATTTACTTATGGAATCCGGCAACCAGAAAGTGCAAAGAGTTACCTACTGCCCCAACTGATTTTATACGTCCTTTCGATATAGACCAATCTTTTCTATGTGGCTTTGGGTATGATGCTGTTAATGATGATTACAAGGTTCTGAGAATTCTTCCTCCCGATCGTCTTGATTTGGCTGGCTCCAAGGTCGTAGTTTACAGCCTAAAAAATAATTCATGGAGACAGCTTCAAAATATTTCTTACCACTTCCTATTAGTTCGAAATTGGGGTATTTTTCTGAGTGGAGCTCTGCATTTGATTACAGTTAAGACTCTGGGTTCCGAAAGCTGCCTATCAATTCTTGCTTTTGATCTTTCCATTGAAAATTATAGGGAGGTTCCGATGCCTGATGTTCGACATAAGAAGCCTAGTAAATTTAATCTTTGTATGTTTGCAGAATCCCTTTGTGTGCTTATGCTCTACCCTTACAATAGTGTAGACGTATGGTTGATGAATAATTACGGGGTTGGAAACTCATGGTGTAAAGTATTTTCACTGGAGCACCCACAGTTAGTTTGTTCTTCTATATCTGTTAGGCCAGTTGCTTATTCAAAATGTCGCAGTGATGTTCTTGTAGAAGTGGTTGACAAGAAGGTGATGTGGTACAACCTTGAAAGGAAGACAATTAGGACTCCTAATATTGCTAATATGCCAGACGTTTTTCATGACGTGGAAGTCTACACTGAAAGTCTTGTTCCGCCTGACTACATTTTCAGGCCACAAGAGAAAAAGAGCCAGGAAAAACAACGGAAGAGGAATGAAAG ATTTCTTTCCAAGGGATTTAAGTTAGTGCTGTGA